atttggtgtattgatatttgattgttgattataactctagttttatatatTAAAGCATTTtcggatgatttaattattgcttcTATATttactagttcatgtaatcgagagaggcataacttgtggtatcattgcattatattgttggttgatttcattaattttttttagtaatcaaaataggctagttgaatcattgattaaacatagttaggaggataatctagagaggttctcctaaaggccaatccactatgcattcttgcatatcttcacgtgcttaaattgcttcatattgtgaggttaaaacttaatcgagagaggtgtttttgctgaatgtttgaactaataattgagtgaattcgagaggcTCACTTGAACActaaaagtgaattatctagatatagatcccacgtaattatcttgcacctatcttatCAAAACCCTATATTCTCCAACTGATAACTTTCTTTTGCTAATTCCTTTTTTccattgtcattagtcaatagctctagattcttagttaattgtagttctAATCACATATGTTACATTTCGTGTTttcatatgttaaagtttcgttgtAAGTTAATCGGCGTACACtcgaaaatgagattatttttgagattataagcatttatgctctttataacaggtgataagtaagtgccgtgaaggttagaAGAGGGTagacgaatcaaagaaaatgagtttcattgaaggttttcaattTGAGATAatatacggtccgagctataatacccggtatttatggactagtgccatacaaggtattacatgaccatgatagtggataattgggtaattattgattaTTAGTGGGGGATTAACTAATTATTTAGAATTGTGGATAAGCTTAATAGattctctcccccccccccccccacgtggcagcaagggaAAGATGACTCAATGACCAAACAATGACTCTTTAATTTATGAGATTATGTGGCATATTTAGAGGAATTTGTTGGCCAAGTCATCATACAAAGTGGGGACCACAACTCATAATTTTAAGAGTTTTTCCTACATTATTAAGTGAGACACATAAGCTTGCTAGTAATGGATGGGATTCTCAACAAGACTTCATATGAAACCTTATAACGCTTCAACAGCGTGAGGTgtgattctaagagagcacggcacaatctttctcaagaatatcacacggatgtttccctacttcgatccacaGTTACgtattttttttaacaaaagacgtgggttagagggattgtttagagaatcggctcaggtatgttgagactatcccatttttctttttggcatgattcatacaaTACAAActaaacgagcaaatgcacagctttcataaatgactctattcatagaagtactaggggtgcctatgttcttgattccccatgtgaattattattatatcttctgttcatgggtctcagaaaaatacatacttgataaagtttatccgaaaggcatattgatcttatgacattccaagaaatcttattaacgtacttcttatgcatttcattcatttatacatgtacattcaACCAAGACCAGATGCCGTTATAttcgcgtatattatatgtatataagaTATGGGAAatggttacggtgttatatacgcaccaccacctgatcagttggtttATGTTGATAATTTCGCctacagaggccgagatgatatgacgggatgccctcagaggattgatgatgttatgtatacctatacctatgcattatACGACATTTATAcccacgtgcatgacattataaatgttttagaattcacaaagttatttataCTTGCAAGTGGAATTCTTTACTCCAcatttcatctatgtctttttgTGCTAATTTTTATCCCTTACATACTCTACATTATTTGTATTGTCGCCCCTATTTCTCGGGGCATGTGTTTCATACCCGCATGTACAGGTAGACAAACTTAcgatcccccttcttaggatccttaaTTAGCAAGAGTTGGTATTAtctatttgatccggagctgcttcgagttttggtacgatgtgtttGTATACATATGTGGGTACGACAGGGCCCACACCCGGCCTTTATACAGTTTtatactctattagaggtctgtagacagtcatgtatagttggatagtatgtggccttgtcagcTTCTAGTTTTGTATATATAGttatctatagcagccttgtcggctcgcacTACTGTATTCCACATGTATATGTATCTATgtattttggacatgttttcctcacaTCTCTTATTCAAGTGATTCAGCAGTTTAATGACagttgttattcatgacctactcTTAATTTATGTTtgtatcttagacgcatgcttaggggtgttcgacaggtaggactcgggctttcatcatggcccatcggtttgggtcgttacaaaagtggtatcataaaagttctgtcctagggttgtctacataccgtgtctattagagtcttgtttatgagtgtgttatgcaccacacttatagacaggaggctacagggcatatAGGATGCTttcctcccttcttatcttagatcgtgcgatataagaattcatttttCGTAactgtgtgttatgtttttagtaATTCCTAAGAAGGCTACAACCACCCAGAAGGGAAAGTCcgtggctgatgagactactagTCAAGCGCCACGTGTTACCAGGGCTTGGGGAGAGTCTCACaatgagattccatctcagacttcacataacccgccctctccagaggagctccgaggggcaccagctctaGCGCCTGCCCCTATACAACTAGCTCCTCAGCCAGATGTACCAGGGCAGGAGACgagagatgctattcagctattgactaAATTAGTAGCCGCACAATCTCGGTATTAGAAAGTAGGTATtagtcatgcagatagggccattagtgcgagggttcatgatttcattaatttgaaccctccgatattcactggagcagatccaaacgaggaccctcaggtatttatcgataagatggagaggactttgagggtaatgaaggccactgcggctgagtcagttgagctagcttcttATAGTCTtcaggatgttgcagttaattggtacgcgtcttgggagttgtccagaggtgaggatacCTCTCTAGCGGTATGGCatgagtttacagaggcttttctccgtcattatctgccaccagagcttagacgggctagagttgataggttcttgacccttcgacatggtaatatgagtgttcgggagtacaaccttcaaTTTGATTGTTTgtctaggtatgctcccactattgtagctaagatggaggatcgggttcaccggtttgTGATAGGGTGGGAGCTGCACCTGCTTAacgactgtatgtcggtctcacttcagccaggcatggatatttctcgtaatcaggcatacgctcagggtgtagatgAGCATAAGCAGAAGTAGAGGTATCCAGGTGGTCAGAGATAActatacccgaggtatccagcccagccatcggctagcgcACCCTCTCAGTTTGCCAATAGGAGATTTGAtcattccacatattcagggcctagtCAGAATTGCAGAGGTGAGGCCGCCCTTGCCATGATATGCTCTGTGTGGTAAGAAATATGTCGGGCAGTgccgtatggggttgggtgtttgtatACTTATGGTTATCTAggccacattatgagagattgtccgacgagaggtggtacAAGCATAGTTCAGCCAACGGGATGTGTAGTTGGTTCGTTATCATCAGTACGCTCCCCTAGGATAGGTTCGCAAGTACCAatcggtcgtggtagaggcataggtggagcatctagctcgagcggtcctcagaactgCATTTATCATTAGCAGGTCGACAGGATTaggagtcgtcacctgatgttgttacaagcatattatcagtctcctcatatgatgtatatgcattgattgacccAGGGTCCACCTTATCATATATTATTCCGTTGGTTGCTAGTATGTTTGGAATAGAACCTGAGTTAGTTAAACCTTTTTAGGTGtccacacctgttggggatccagtaATAGCTAGAtaggtatatagagattgtacaatagtagttcatagtcgataTACAGTAGCAGCcctaattgagttagatatggtagaattttatgttatattggtatggattggttggcttctacttatgccaacattgattgtagatcaaataTGGTTCGATTCCAGTTCCAGGGGAGCCTGTTTTGGAGTGGAAAGATAATACCGgatcgccgagaggtaggttgATTTCCTATCTCAAGGAAGGGAATATGATTATAAAGggatatatttatcacttagttcgggttcaggatgtgaaagtagaatcaccaaccattcaatctatcccCGTGGTTAACGTGTTTCTCGAtgttttcccgatgagcttccgggtcttccgccagaatgagaaattgagtttgctattaacatattaccagatactaagccaatatctattcctccttatagaatggcacctgctgaACTAAGGGAATTTCTtgaaaaggctttatcagacgtAGTACATCAAcatggggagcacctgtgttatttgtgaggaagaaagatggttccttgcggatgtgtattgattatagacagttgaatatggtgacaatcaagaataagtacccgctcccgagaatcgatgatttatttgattagttgcaaggtgccaagtgtttttcaaagatagacttgtgttccgggtaccatcaggtaagagttaaggaaaatgatatttgatagatagcattcaggaccagatacgggcacttcGAGTTTCGTGCTATGTCATTCGGATTGACTAATGTCCTGGcaatattcatggacttgatgaaccgagtgttcagacCCTTCTAGATCTATTTGTGTTTATATTTATTGATTATATATTGTTGTATTCTCGTTTAGAaactgagcatgcagatcatttgcgtactatgctcaaagttctacaaaaacggaagttgtatgcaaaattctctaaatgtgaattcttgttgAATTCtatagctttccttgggcatattatttcaggtaAAGGTATCCGAGTTGATACACCAAAGATTGAGGCaataaagacttggcctagacctacaacactGATGTAGGTTCgtagctttcttggtttggcaagtTATTATAGGAGATTCGTAAAAgaattttcttccctttcagcaccattgacaaagttgacttagAAGGGAGCTAAGTTTGAATGGACTGGTGCTTGCGaatggagtttccaggcattgaatgACAGATTAACTTCAACACCGGTTCTAACGCTCCCAGAGgagaccgatggttatgctatctattgtgacgctttgGGTATttgattgggttgtgtactgatgcaacatggtaaggttgtagcttatgcttctagaaaactaagaaagcacgagaagaattacccgacccatgatttagagttagctgcgatgattcatgcactaaagatgtggaggcactacttgtatggcattcatgttgatatctatacggattataagagccttcagtatatcttcaagcaaaaggaattatATTTACATAAGAGGAAAtcgttggagctactaaaagactaggacgttgatattttataccgtCCAAGGAAGGCGAATCTAGTCGCCGATGCCCTGAGCCGTAGATCTATAGGTAGCATGCCATATTTACAACCAGAGAAGAGTGGGATAGCACATGACATTCATCAGCtacctagtcttggagttcgattactggacttaGGTGATACTGaaattactattcaggacacaacaacatcctctttagtaactaaagtgaaggaatgccagtacgaggatcctgtgttagctcattatagggatacaaaccctcagaaggagaagacaccatttgagattacagaagatggggtccttagatatcgaggacgattatgtgtccctaatgttgcggGGCTGCatcggcaggttatgggagaaactcactactctcgttattctatccatctAGGAGCAACAAATATATATCAGAATATCAaggaaatatattggtgggacggaatgaaaaaggatatagcagagtttgttgcttagtgccctaactgtcagtagattaagattgagcatcaaaaacccgatggattattgcaggctatagagattcctacttggaagtgggaagtaatcaatatggatttaaTCATAGGCTTAACTCGTACCCAGTGTAAGTtcaattctatatgggtgattgttgatagacttacaaaatcaacccATTATCTGCCCGTTAGAACTACATATTccacagaggattatgcaaggctttacactGAGGAggtagtacgacttcatggtgtccctatatcaattatctcggatagaggtgctcagtttacatctaatttctggaggtccttccaaaaaggattggggactcaggtaagttttaatacagcatttcatccccagacagacggataggcttagcgtactattcagacacttaaggatatgttacgggcttgtgtgatagacttcaagggtagttgggatgatcatctgtcgcttattgagttcgcatataataatagctatcattccagtattcagatggctccatacgaaatTCTTTATGGACAGAAGTGTAGGTTgcctataggatggttcgatgttggggaaactaagttagtaggaccagagttggtaaaactggcaatcgagaagattaagcttatacatgAAACACTATTAGCAactcaaagccgtcagaagtcttatgcagATAATCGATGATGAAACTTACAGTTTCAGGTTGACGATTGGGTATTcctatgaaaggcgttatgagattaaaggaaaacttagccctcggtacattgcaCAATATAACATTAAAcacaaggtaggccaggtagcatatgaggtAGACTTGCCTTCTAACTTGGAGTCTATACATCTAGTcattcatgtgtctatgctccgtaaatgtatcggagatccttccagagtcgtattagttgacgatgttcaggtcacagagcaactatcataggaggaaactcccattgctatactagatagaaaGGTTaggagattgaggactaaagacgtagcttcggtgaaagtactttggagaaacaataatgtggaagaaatgacttgggaagccgaaGAAGGCATGAAGTTTAGATATCCTCACTTGTTCCCTCTTCTAGAGGAGGATCAGACTGATATATCACAGCCTTAAGGtgcgtgtatggattcttgtgttagtaaTTGTCATTGGTCATGTGAGGCCACTGTTGTTATTGATGATCGTGGTCCTAAGTGGCATTGAGTTATTGAGTTTTCTACAGGAAGGGTCGGTAGTAGTACagttacaaaggcgactctgccaaaatttatattgatcccggggagttaaacattcgaggatgaatgtttctaaggtTGGAAGGATGTTATATtttgcattttcgtacgttaaagtttcgtcgtaagttaatcgacgtagacttgGGAATGAGATATtttttgagattataagaatttatGCTCTTCATAACAggtgataagtaagtgccgtgaaggttagaAGAGGGTagacgaatcaaagaaaatgagtttcgttgaaagttgttaatttgggataaaatacgatccgagctataatactcggtgtttatggactagtgccatacaaggtaccacatgaccatgatagtaaggtgtataagctatgttaaaagtgagtagtattttaagtaatttgggataattcttaattatgtggataattgggtaattattgatttttagtgagggattaactaattaattagaattgtggataagcttaatggatcccccccccccccacgtgGCATAAAACAATGACTCTTTGATTTATGAAATTATGTGGCATATTTAGAGGAATTTGTTGGCTATGTCATCAtacaaagtggggcccacaacccatAATTTTAAGAGCTTTTCCTACATCATTAAGTGAGATACACAAGCTTGCTAGTAACGGATGGGATTCTCAACAAGACTTCATATGAAACCTTATAACGCTACAACAGCGTGATGtgcgattctaagagagcacggtacaatctttctcaagaatatcatacggatttttccctacttctaTCCGCCGTTATGTGTTTTTTTCACAAAAGACATGGGTTtgagggattgttaagagaatcggctcaggtaagttaaggctatcccttctttctttttggcatgattcataccatacaaatgaaatgagcaaacaCAAAGCTTTCATAAATTACTCtaattcatagaagtactaggggtgcctatgatcttgattccccatgtgaatttttattatatcttttgttcatgggtcctagaaaaatacgtagtgataaagtttatccgaaaggcatattgatcttatgacattccgagaaatcttattaacgtacttttaatgcatttcattcatttatacatgtacattgacccatgaccagatggtgttatatacgcgtatattatatgtatatgggatatgggaaaaggttacggcataatatacacaccaccacctgatcagttggtatatgttgatgattccgcccatagaggccgagatgatatgacgggatgccctcagaggcttaatgatgttatgtatACCTAcacctatgcatgatatggcatttatacccacgtgcatgacattataaatgtttcagaattcgcaaagttatttagacttacaggtggaattctttactccaCATTTACTCTATGTCTTTATGTTctaattttcatgccttacatactcagcacattatttgtactgacgcccctatttcCCGGGGCATGTGTTTCATCCCCGTAGgtacaggtagacaggctgactgtaataccccgaaaaattttaaagtacttaagtggtaagaccggtaaattttgcaaagaaaataatgtttcatggtgtcggactaggcttatgtgtttgaggattgtagaaattcttcgcggcgagcttgcgattGGAAAgtaatgcaccgaaaagtaaagaaaaatgtttgggttgaacaatgcaccggaaagtaaagaaagtttttg
The DNA window shown above is from Nicotiana tomentosiformis chromosome 8, ASM39032v3, whole genome shotgun sequence and carries:
- the LOC138897357 gene encoding uncharacterized protein, which gives rise to MERTLRVMKATAAESVELASYSLQDVAVNWYASWELSRGEDTSLAVWHEFTEAFLRHYLPPELRRARVDRFLTLRHGNMSVREYNLQFDCLSRYAPTIVAKMEDRVHRFVIGWELHLLNDCMSVSLQPGMDISRNQAYAQGVDEHKQK